The following proteins come from a genomic window of Gossypium raimondii isolate GPD5lz chromosome 5, ASM2569854v1, whole genome shotgun sequence:
- the LOC105768284 gene encoding uncharacterized protein LOC105768284 produces the protein MAHFITTQKPIKFLHVFLTFVSLISRSLSSSPPPPSIHDLLLSRGLPKGLLPKEVKSYTLSDNGTLEVFLDEPCLTKYENRVFFDSVVRANLSYGSLIGVVGLSQEELFLWLPVKDIIVDDPKSGLILFDIGLAYKQLSLSLFEEPPNCKPQGILKNEVRKQKGFEALR, from the exons ATGGCACATTTCATTACCACCCAAAAACCCATAAAATTCCTTCATGTTTTCCTCACCTTCGTTTCTTTGATTTCACGCTCACTTTCATCTTCACCACCACCGCCTTCAATCCATGATCTCCTCCTTTCTAGAGGCTTGCCCAAAGGGTTACTCCCAAAGGAAGTGAAATCGTACACACTTTCCGACAATGGAACACTCGAGGTGTTCCTCGACGAGCCTTGCTTGACCAAGTATGAGAATAGGGTTTTTTTCGACAGTGTTGTGAGGGCTAACCTTAGCTATGGTAGTCTCATTGGTGTGGTTGGTTTAAGCCAAGAAGAGTTGTTCCTTTGGTTGCCTGTTAAAGACATCATCGTTGATGACCCTAAATCTGGTCTCATTTTGTTTGACATTGGTCTTGCTTATAAACAGCTTTCTTTGTCTCTCTTTGAAGAACCTCCTAACTGTAAACCTCAAG GAATATTGAAGAATGAAGTGAGGAAGCAGAAAGGGTTTGAGGCTTTGAGATAA